CTCGCCGACGGCACTGAACTGTCCCCGGCCCTGGGTATCGGCGCCTTCGCCGAGAAGACGCTGGTGGCCGCCGGGCAGTGCACAAAGGTCGACGAGCGGGCGTCGGCCGCGGTCGCCGGGCTCCTGGGCTGCGGTGTGATGGCGGGCATCGGCGCCGCCATCAACACCGGCGGCGTCGGGCTCGGCGATTCCGTCGCGGTCATCGGCTGCGGCGGCGTGGGCAACGCGGCGATCGCCGGGGCCCGGCTGGCAGGCGCGGCGAAGATCATCGCGGTGGACATCGACGAGCGGAAGCTGGCCACCGCGAAGAAGATCGGCGCCACGGACACCGTCAACTCCAAGGAGACCGACCCGGTGGAGGCGGTGCGCGAACTGACCGGAGGCTTCGGCGCGGACGTCGTCATCGAGGCCGTCGGCCGCCCGGAGACGTACAAACAGGCCTTCCACGCCCGCGACCTGGCCGGGACTGTCGTCCTGGTGGGGGTGCCGACACCGGAGATGAAGCTGGAGCTGCCGCTGCTGGACGTCTTCGGCCGCGGCGGTGCGCTCAAGTCGTCCTGGTACGGGGACTGCCTCCCGAGCCGCGACTTCCCGATGCTGATCGACCTCCATCTCCAGGGGCGCCTGGATCTGGGGGCGTTCGTGAGCGAGACCATCGCGCTGGACGATGTCGAGAAGGCCTTCGAGCGGATGCGTCACGGTGACGTGCTGCGCTCGGTGGTGGTCCTGTGATGTCCGCGGGCATCGACCGACTGGTCACCTCCGGCACGTTCTCCCTGGACGGCGGCACCTGGGACGTCGACAACAACGTGTGGATCGTCGGCGACGACGAGGAAGCCATCGTCATCGACGCCGCGCACGACGCGGATGCCATCGTGGCCGCGCTCGGGGGGCGCGCGCTTCGCGCGATCGTCTGCACGCACGCCCACAACGACCACATCGACGCCGCCCCCGTGCTCGCCGAGCGGACCGGCGCTCCGATCCTGCTGCACCAGGACGACCTGCCGCTGTGGAAGCAGACCCATCCCGACCGGCTGCCCGACGGTGGACTGGCCGACGGCCGGACCGTCACGGTGGCGGGTGTCGATCTGACGGTGCTGCACACCCCCGGCCACGCCCCCGGAGCGGTCTGTCTGTACGCGCCGTCTCTGAACGCCCTTTTCAGCGGGGACACGCTCTTCGCGGGCGGGCCGGGGGCGACGGGACGGTCGTACAGCCACTTCGACACCATCATCGCGTCGATCCGGGACCGCCTGCTGGCACTGCCGGAGGACACCGTTGTGTACACCGGCCACGGGGACACGACCACCATCGCCGCGGAAGCCCCGCATCTGCAGGAGTGGATCGACCGCGGCTTCTGACCGCGGGTTCCGAACCGCCTCGCGGCGGCCTCCGGTCAGCACTCGATGACGTTGACCGCGAGGCCGCCGCGCGAGGTCTCCTTGTACTTCACCTTCACGTGTTCGACTGACTTGATCATGCCCCGGTCGTGACCATCTGGGCGGCGGCGGACAACAGCCGCAGCCGCAGGCGCTTGGGCTCCCACATCCTGCTCTGGCCGGTGAGCGCGGGCATCGGCATCCAGGCCAGCAGGTCCAGGGCGAGCTGGATGATCTCCAGCCAGATCTGGTTCTGCGTGAAGCCGTGGAAGGGGAGGTTGCGCTGGCCGGTGTCGCGGGCGGTGCGGATGCGGTCCTCGCAGCGGGCGCGCCGGCGATGCCGCAGTTCCAGCGCGGCGATCGCGGTGCCGGAAGTGTTGGTGGCGAAGCAGGTCAGCCGCATGCCGTCGGGGTCGGTGAAACGCAGTTGGGCGCCGGGGTGCGGTCGTTCCTTGCGGACGATCAGGCGCATCCCCTTCGGCCAGCCTGTCAGGCAGTCGCCGGCGGGCTCGGCGACCCATGCGCCGTCGCGGACCTGGCCGCCGGGCTCGACGGCCGGCGTCCAGGCCGAGGCCGGGACCTGGAGCACAGCGTCGTGGATGGCGTCGGTGATGGTCATGCCGACCGAGTACGACAGCCACCGGCCCCGCGCGGTCAGCCAGTTGACGAACTCGTGGGTGCCGCCGCCGGAGTCGGTGCGGACCAGGGTGCGGCGCCCACGCCGGTACCTCTTCGGAAGCTGGGCCCGCACTCCGCGGTCGGGACGGTTGAGTTCGACGACCTTGCGACCATGCCCCGCGCAGGTGGGAAGCGAGTCCGGCGCCGTGGGAGCCGGTTCCCTCTCGACCGGACCGCCGGCGCCTGTACCCGGGTGCCGTGCGGGCCGCCCCGGTGGATGGCCGTCAATGACGCCGGCCGGCCCGATCGAAGACGACGTACGCGGTTCATGTCGCTGCCGCCACCATGGCAAACGCACCCCGTCGCGTACTTCCGCCTGCGGGGTGAAAGCCCTCCCCGCTGCTCGACCTCGGAGAGCAGGATCCCGCTCCCGATCTCGCGTCCCCGCGCCCGTCGGCCGCTCCGAGCCCCGCTGGGGCGCCCCCGTAGGCCCGGGGAGAGTCAGTGGTCCACTTCATATCGAAATGTCATAAAATGGACGCTGGCCGTCACCCCCTGTGCGCCGCGGTTCTCCGACCGGTCCCTCGCGGACCGCGGACCGCGCGAGCTTCCAGCAGAGTTCGAGGTGATGCCATGTACGACGACCTCCTTGTCCGACGTGATCGGCGCCGCGGACCGTGGCCGCGACGCGGGGTGCACCCGAGCCGGAGCGCGAAGCCCCGAAGCGTGTCAGTGCGACCGGCGCTCCGCGCCGGATCCCGCTTCGGACTTCTCCTCACGGCGGATCCGCAGGGCGCGCATCAGGCGCAGCGGGAAGAGACCGACGAGCGGAGCCCGGCGCCCCAGGTCCTCGCGGTCCTCGCGGTCGAGGGCCCGCGCGTAGCGCTTCGCCTCCTCCGCTGTCGGATACCGCTTGGAGCCCCCGGCGTCGCATCCACGGGCGCACTGCCAGCGCATCGTGTCGGCGTCGCTGAGAAAGCGAAAGCGATGTCGTATGCGGAGCGGCGCGTTCCAACCTGTTCGCCCGCTCTTCCTCCGATGTGCCGATGTGCGGGACGGGGAGGAATGCCATGACCACCCCCCATGAACTGAGCACGGTCACCACGAAGGTTCCGGCGCGCCTTGACCGGCTGCCGTGGTCCCGCTTCCACTCGCGGATCGTGATCGGCCTCGGGACCGTCTGGATTCTCGACGGCCTGGAAGTGACGATCGTCGGTGCGGTGGCCTCCCGGATGACCGAGCCGGGCAGCGGCATCTCGATCACCAGCGCAGACATTGGCACCGCCGCCGCGATCTATGTGGCGGGTGCCTGCTTCGGCGCGCTGCTCTTCGGTCGGCTCACGGACCGCTACGGCCGCAAGAAGCTGTTCATGCTGACGCTGGGAATCTACATCCTCGCCACGGTCGCGACCGCGTTCTCCCAGGAGGCCTGGTACCTCTTCCTCTTCCGGTTCCTGACCGGCATGGGCATCGGCGGTGAGTACGCCGCTATCAACTCGGCCATCGACGAGCTGATCCCGGCCCGCAACCGCGGCCAGGTAGACCTGGCCATCAACGGAAGTTACTGGGTCGGCGCCGCGATCGGCAGCCTGGCCGCCCTGGCGCTCCTGGACACGGACCTCCTCTCGGCGGATCTCGGCTGGCGGCTGGCCTTCGGCCTCGGCGGCATCCTCGGGCTGGGCATCATGGTGGTGCGCCGGCACGTCCCGGAGAGCCCACGCTGGCTTTTCATCCACGGGCGGGAGGAGGAGGCCGAACGCATCGTGGAGCAGATCGAGGCCGAAGTGCGGGAGGAGACCAGCCAGGACCTGCCGGAGCCCGGTGAGGCCATCACCGTCCGGCAGCGGGACGTCATCCCCTTCACCGAGATCGCACGGGTCGCCATCAAGCGGTACCCGCGCCGCGCGGTCCTCGGGCTGGCGCTCTTCATCGGCCAGGCGTTCCTCTACAACGCGATTGTCTTCGACCTGGGAACGATTCTGAGCGGCTTCTTCGACGTGGAGTCGGGCTCCGTCCCGTACTTCATGGCCATCTTCGCGGTCGCCAACTTCCTCGGACCGCTCCTCCTCGGCCGACTGTTCGACACAGTTGGCCGGATTCCGATGATCGCGGGCACCTACTTCGGCTCCGCCGCCGTCGCCGTCGTGCTGGCGATCCTGCTGATCAACGGCTCGCTCACGGCGTGGTGGTTCTTCCTGCTGGTGTCACTGACCTTCTTCGTGGCCTCCGCGGGAGCGAGTTCCGCCTACCTGACGGTCAGTGAGGTCTTCCCCATGGAGACCCGTGCGCTGTCCATCTCGCTGTTCTTCGCGGTCGGCACGGGCGTCGGCGGTATCACCGGACCGCTGCTGTTCGGCCACTTCATCCACAGCGGTGACGCCGCACTCGTCGCTCTCGGCTTCATCATCGGAGCGGTGGCCATGGCACTCGGAGGACTGGCCGAGGTGTTCTTCGGCGTCCGGGCGGAGCAGCAGTCCCTGGAGAAC
This portion of the Streptomyces sp. NBC_01750 genome encodes:
- a CDS encoding MBL fold metallo-hydrolase, whose protein sequence is MSAGIDRLVTSGTFSLDGGTWDVDNNVWIVGDDEEAIVIDAAHDADAIVAALGGRALRAIVCTHAHNDHIDAAPVLAERTGAPILLHQDDLPLWKQTHPDRLPDGGLADGRTVTVAGVDLTVLHTPGHAPGAVCLYAPSLNALFSGDTLFAGGPGATGRSYSHFDTIIASIRDRLLALPEDTVVYTGHGDTTTIAAEAPHLQEWIDRGF
- a CDS encoding MFS transporter, whose amino-acid sequence is MTTPHELSTVTTKVPARLDRLPWSRFHSRIVIGLGTVWILDGLEVTIVGAVASRMTEPGSGISITSADIGTAAAIYVAGACFGALLFGRLTDRYGRKKLFMLTLGIYILATVATAFSQEAWYLFLFRFLTGMGIGGEYAAINSAIDELIPARNRGQVDLAINGSYWVGAAIGSLAALALLDTDLLSADLGWRLAFGLGGILGLGIMVVRRHVPESPRWLFIHGREEEAERIVEQIEAEVREETSQDLPEPGEAITVRQRDVIPFTEIARVAIKRYPRRAVLGLALFIGQAFLYNAIVFDLGTILSGFFDVESGSVPYFMAIFAVANFLGPLLLGRLFDTVGRIPMIAGTYFGSAAVAVVLAILLINGSLTAWWFFLLVSLTFFVASAGASSAYLTVSEVFPMETRALSISLFFAVGTGVGGITGPLLFGHFIHSGDAALVALGFIIGAVAMALGGLAEVFFGVRAEQQSLENIALPLTAEEAEADARNEPSPQSLRERGRPEEVRRAERERDLRVAERTARRRERERAGVNRYRPGTGSSFYSPGMVGTAGTSSRSAAMAERRLDEEIEQVARTLAERGPTSREELEQAVGGRSWGPGRFRRTLREAVREARVKHLGDDTYGPRGPDPAEHGGRAPGG
- a CDS encoding S-(hydroxymethyl)mycothiol dehydrogenase; this encodes MTHQVRAVVAREKGAPVSLETIVVPDPGPGEALVNVEACGVCHTDLHYREGGINDDFPFLLGHEAAGRVEAVGEGVTDVEPGDFVILNWRAVCGQCRACLRGRPWYCFNTLNAKQKMTLADGTELSPALGIGAFAEKTLVAAGQCTKVDERASAAVAGLLGCGVMAGIGAAINTGGVGLGDSVAVIGCGGVGNAAIAGARLAGAAKIIAVDIDERKLATAKKIGATDTVNSKETDPVEAVRELTGGFGADVVIEAVGRPETYKQAFHARDLAGTVVLVGVPTPEMKLELPLLDVFGRGGALKSSWYGDCLPSRDFPMLIDLHLQGRLDLGAFVSETIALDDVEKAFERMRHGDVLRSVVVL